Proteins encoded together in one Kitasatospora albolonga window:
- a CDS encoding UDP-N-acetylglucosamine 1-carboxyvinyltransferase, producing MTGTDDVLLVHGGTPLEGEIRVRGAKNLVPKAMVAALLGSGPSRLRNVPDIRDVRVVRGLLQLHGVTVRPGDEPGELILDPSHVESANVADIDAHAGSSRIPILFCGPLLHRLGHAFIPGLGGCDIGGRPIDFHFEVLRQFGATIEKRADGQYLEAPHRLRGTKIRLPYPSVGSTEQVLLTAVLAEGVTELSNAAVEPEIEDLICVLQKMGAIISMDTDRTIRITGVDKLDGYTHRALPDRLEAASWASAALATEGNIYVRGAQQRSMMTFLNTYRKVGGAFEIDDEGIRFWHPGGALNAIALETDVHPGFQTDWQQPLVVALTQAAGLSIVHETVYESRLGFTSALNQMGAHIQLYRECLGGSDCRFGQRNFLHSAVVSGPTKLQGADLVIPDLRGGFSYLIAALAAQGTSRVHGIDLINRGYENFMEKLEKLGAKVELPGGSLV from the coding sequence ATGACCGGCACAGACGATGTCCTGCTTGTCCACGGCGGCACCCCGCTGGAGGGCGAGATCCGCGTCCGAGGCGCCAAGAACCTGGTGCCGAAGGCCATGGTCGCCGCGCTGCTCGGCAGCGGGCCGAGCCGCCTCCGCAACGTTCCCGACATCCGTGACGTACGGGTGGTCCGGGGGCTCCTCCAGCTGCACGGCGTCACCGTCCGCCCCGGCGACGAGCCGGGCGAACTGATCCTCGACCCCTCGCACGTCGAGAGCGCGAACGTCGCTGACATCGATGCCCACGCGGGCTCGTCGCGCATCCCGATCCTCTTCTGCGGCCCCCTGCTGCACCGCCTCGGCCACGCCTTCATCCCGGGCCTGGGCGGCTGCGACATCGGCGGCCGGCCGATCGACTTCCACTTCGAGGTGCTCCGCCAGTTCGGCGCGACCATCGAGAAGCGGGCGGACGGCCAGTACCTGGAGGCCCCGCACCGGCTGCGCGGCACCAAGATCCGGCTGCCGTACCCCTCGGTGGGCTCCACCGAGCAGGTGCTGCTCACCGCCGTCCTCGCCGAGGGCGTCACCGAGCTGTCCAACGCGGCCGTCGAGCCGGAGATCGAGGACCTCATCTGCGTACTGCAGAAGATGGGCGCGATCATCTCCATGGACACCGACCGGACCATCCGGATCACCGGTGTCGACAAGCTCGACGGATACACCCACCGGGCGCTCCCGGACCGCCTGGAGGCGGCCTCCTGGGCGTCGGCGGCGCTGGCGACCGAGGGCAACATCTATGTGCGCGGCGCCCAGCAGCGCTCGATGATGACCTTCCTCAACACCTACCGCAAGGTCGGCGGTGCCTTCGAGATCGACGACGAGGGCATCCGCTTCTGGCACCCGGGCGGCGCGCTCAACGCCATCGCGCTGGAGACGGACGTCCACCCCGGCTTCCAGACCGACTGGCAGCAGCCCCTGGTGGTGGCGCTGACGCAGGCCGCGGGGCTCTCCATCGTCCACGAGACGGTGTACGAGTCGCGGCTCGGCTTCACCTCCGCGCTCAACCAGATGGGTGCGCACATCCAGCTGTACCGCGAGTGCCTGGGCGGCTCGGACTGCCGCTTCGGCCAGCGCAACTTCCTGCACTCGGCGGTCGTCTCCGGACCGACGAAGCTCCAGGGCGCCGATCTGGTCATCCCCGACCTGCGCGGCGGCTTCTCGTACCTGATCGCGGCGCTGGCGGCCCAGGGGACCTCCCGGGTGCACGGCATCGACCTGATCAACCGGGGTTACGAGAACTTCATGGAGAAGCTGGAGAAGCTCGGCGCGAAGGTGGAGCTGCCGGGCGGTTCCCTGGTCTGA
- a CDS encoding integration host factor yields MNRSELVAALADRAEVTRKDADAVLAALAETVGEIVAKGDEKVTIPGFLTFERTHRAARTARNPQTGDPINIPAGYSVKVSAGSKLKEAAKGK; encoded by the coding sequence ATGAACCGCAGTGAGCTGGTGGCCGCCCTGGCCGACCGTGCCGAGGTGACCCGCAAGGACGCCGACGCCGTGCTGGCCGCGCTCGCCGAGACCGTCGGTGAGATCGTCGCCAAGGGCGACGAGAAGGTCACCATCCCCGGCTTCCTGACCTTCGAGCGCACCCACCGTGCCGCTCGCACCGCGCGCAACCCGCAGACCGGCGACCCGATCAACATCCCGGCCGGCTACAGCGTGAAGGTCTCCGCGGGCTCGAAGCTCAAGGAAGCCGCCAAGGGCAAGTAA
- a CDS encoding NAD-dependent malic enzyme, with protein MATAPSVSYSMTVRLEVPASGTAVSQLTTAVESSGGSVTGLDVTASGHEKLRIDVTIAATSTSHADEIVEGLRDIEGVILGKVSDRTFLMHLGGKIEMASKHPIRSRDDLSMIYTPGVARVCMAIAENPEDARRLTIKRNSVAVVTDGSAVLGLGNIGPMAALPVMEGKAALFKRFAGIDAWPICLDTQDTDAIVEIVKAIAPGFAGINLEDISAPRCFEIEARLREALDIPVFHDDQHGTAIVVLAALTNALRVVGKSIGDVRVVMSGAGAAGTAILKLLIAAGVKHAVVADIHGVVHAGREDLVAADPDSPLRWIADNTNPEGVTGTLKEAVVGADVFIGVSAPNVLNGDDVAAMADGAIVFALANPDPEVDPAVARETAAVVATGRSDFPNQINNVLVFPGVFRGLLDAQSRTVNTEMMLAAAGALADVVGEDEVNANYIIPSVFNDKVAGAVAGAVRAAAKAAAGAGTASSAAV; from the coding sequence ATGGCAACGGCGCCCAGCGTCTCGTACTCGATGACGGTCAGGCTGGAGGTGCCCGCGAGCGGCACCGCGGTCTCCCAGCTCACCACGGCCGTCGAGTCCTCCGGAGGCTCGGTCACCGGCCTCGACGTCACCGCGTCCGGCCACGAGAAGCTGCGGATCGACGTCACGATCGCCGCCACCTCCACCTCGCACGCGGACGAGATCGTCGAGGGTCTGCGCGACATCGAGGGCGTCATCCTGGGCAAGGTCTCCGACCGTACGTTCCTGATGCACCTCGGCGGCAAGATCGAGATGGCGTCCAAGCACCCCATCCGCAGCCGTGACGACCTCTCGATGATCTACACCCCCGGCGTCGCCCGGGTCTGCATGGCCATCGCCGAGAACCCCGAGGACGCGCGCCGCCTCACCATCAAGCGCAACTCCGTCGCAGTCGTGACGGACGGCTCCGCCGTGCTCGGCCTCGGCAACATCGGCCCGATGGCCGCGCTGCCCGTCATGGAGGGCAAGGCGGCCCTCTTCAAGCGGTTCGCGGGCATCGACGCCTGGCCGATCTGCCTGGACACCCAGGACACCGACGCGATCGTCGAGATCGTCAAGGCGATCGCCCCCGGCTTCGCGGGCATCAACCTGGAGGACATCTCCGCCCCCCGCTGCTTCGAGATCGAGGCCCGGCTGCGCGAGGCCCTGGACATCCCCGTCTTCCACGACGACCAGCACGGCACCGCCATCGTCGTCCTGGCCGCCCTGACCAACGCCCTGCGCGTGGTGGGCAAGAGCATCGGTGACGTACGGGTCGTCATGTCCGGTGCCGGAGCGGCCGGTACGGCCATCCTGAAGCTGCTGATCGCCGCCGGTGTCAAGCACGCCGTGGTGGCCGACATCCACGGTGTCGTGCACGCCGGGCGCGAGGACCTGGTCGCCGCCGACCCCGACTCGCCGCTGCGCTGGATCGCCGACAACACCAACCCCGAGGGCGTCACCGGCACCCTCAAGGAGGCCGTCGTCGGCGCGGACGTCTTCATCGGTGTCTCCGCCCCGAACGTGCTGAACGGCGACGACGTCGCGGCGATGGCGGACGGCGCGATCGTGTTCGCGCTCGCGAACCCGGACCCCGAGGTCGACCCGGCGGTCGCCCGCGAGACGGCCGCCGTCGTGGCCACCGGACGCTCCGACTTCCCCAACCAGATCAACAATGTGCTGGTCTTCCCGGGTGTCTTCCGCGGTCTGCTGGACGCCCAGTCCCGCACCGTCAACACGGAGATGATGCTCGCCGCCGCCGGAGCCCTCGCCGACGTGGTCGGTGAGGACGAGGTCAACGCGAACTACATCATCCCCTCGGTCTTCAACGACAAGGTCGCCGGTGCGGTCGCCGGAGCCGTCCGCGCCGCCGCCAAGGCCGCCGCGGGCGCCGGAACGGCTTCCTCCGCAGCCGTCTGA
- a CDS encoding helicase, with the protein MPSARQKGASVAAQDAAVDSLRDRETGVEQDHLDRVYHRLEEKIDEAEFLMHDAVKRGQVGTPGALAERDAQVFRAGVHLNRLNSEFEDFLFGRIDLLLGKDGERGPDGAYTSVEPADDAVREDATADIAETLHIGRIGVLDSDYAPLVIDWRAPAAAPFYRSTPKEPGRVVRRRVIRSKGRRVLGVEDDLMRPELTAYLGGEKLPVIGDGALMAALGQARSHTMRDIVASIQAEQDLVIRAPAASVTEVTGGPGTGKTAVALHRAAYLLYQDRRRYAGGILIVSPTPLLVAYTEGVLPSLGEEGQVAIRAIGSLTEEATGPEGATAYDEPAIARIKGSSRMLHVLRKAARGALEVPRPVHEGGQLAFEDEPAPATPTRLRVVAFGARIELEADELRRIRHNVLGGTAPVNLLRPRARKLLLDALWSKSSGRGRYTDPQLVAELRSSFDEDVSTETPFLEFLDAWWPELTPRRVLAAMADEKRLARWSRRILNQGEVRRLARSLKRLDTADGSGPLSVHDVALLDELQALLGTVARPKRKREMDPLDQLSGLEELMPQREETQWERAERLAAERTEYAHVIVDEAQDLTPMQWRMVGRRGRHATWTVVGDPAQSSWSDPDEAAAARDEALGSRPRRRFTLTVNYRNPAEIAELAAKVLALAMPGMESPSAVRSTGVVPRFEPVRDGDLAATVREEARRLLAEVDGTVGVVVAMDRRAQAREWLAELGERVVALGSLEAKGLEYDATVVVSPAEIADESPAGLRVLYVALTRATQQLTVVSGERDMPDGDGVPDLLRD; encoded by the coding sequence CTGCCCAGTGCACGTCAGAAGGGGGCCTCGGTGGCCGCGCAGGATGCCGCTGTCGATTCGCTGCGGGACCGGGAGACCGGTGTCGAACAGGATCATCTGGACCGCGTTTACCACCGTCTCGAAGAGAAGATCGACGAGGCGGAATTTCTCATGCACGACGCCGTCAAACGCGGGCAGGTCGGCACGCCCGGCGCCCTCGCCGAGCGGGACGCCCAGGTCTTCCGGGCGGGCGTCCACCTCAACCGGCTGAACAGCGAGTTCGAGGACTTCCTCTTCGGGCGGATCGACCTGCTCCTCGGCAAGGACGGCGAGCGCGGCCCGGACGGCGCGTACACCTCCGTCGAGCCGGCCGACGACGCCGTACGCGAGGACGCCACCGCCGATATCGCCGAGACGCTCCACATCGGCCGCATCGGGGTCCTGGACTCCGACTACGCGCCGCTGGTGATCGACTGGCGGGCCCCGGCCGCCGCCCCGTTCTACCGCTCCACCCCGAAGGAGCCCGGCCGCGTCGTACGCCGCCGGGTCATCCGTTCCAAGGGCCGCAGGGTCCTGGGGGTCGAGGACGACCTGATGCGCCCGGAGCTGACGGCGTATCTGGGCGGCGAGAAGCTGCCGGTGATCGGCGACGGCGCCCTGATGGCCGCCCTCGGCCAGGCCCGCAGCCACACCATGCGGGACATCGTTGCCTCCATCCAGGCCGAACAGGACCTGGTCATCCGGGCCCCCGCCGCCTCCGTCACCGAGGTCACCGGCGGCCCCGGCACCGGCAAGACGGCCGTCGCCCTGCACCGGGCCGCCTACCTCCTCTACCAGGACCGGCGGCGGTACGCGGGCGGCATCCTGATCGTCTCGCCGACCCCGCTCCTGGTCGCGTACACCGAAGGCGTGCTGCCCTCGCTCGGAGAGGAGGGCCAGGTCGCGATCCGCGCGATCGGCTCGCTCACCGAGGAGGCGACCGGGCCGGAGGGCGCCACCGCCTACGACGAACCGGCCATCGCCCGGATCAAGGGCTCCTCCCGGATGCTCCACGTGCTGCGCAAGGCGGCCCGGGGCGCGCTGGAGGTGCCGCGGCCGGTGCACGAGGGCGGTCAGCTCGCCTTCGAGGACGAGCCCGCCCCGGCCACCCCCACCCGGCTGAGGGTCGTCGCCTTCGGAGCCCGTATCGAGCTGGAGGCCGACGAGCTCCGGCGCATCCGGCACAACGTGCTCGGCGGCACCGCCCCCGTCAACCTGCTGCGCCCGCGCGCCCGCAAGCTGCTGCTGGACGCCCTGTGGAGCAAGTCCTCGGGGCGCGGCCGCTACACGGACCCGCAGCTGGTGGCGGAGCTGCGGTCGTCCTTCGACGAGGACGTCTCCACCGAGACGCCGTTCCTGGAGTTCCTGGACGCGTGGTGGCCCGAGCTGACCCCGCGTCGGGTGCTGGCCGCGATGGCCGACGAGAAGCGGCTGGCCCGCTGGTCCCGCCGCATCCTCAACCAGGGCGAGGTGCGCCGCCTGGCCCGCTCCCTGAAGCGGCTGGACACGGCCGACGGCAGCGGCCCCCTCTCCGTCCACGACGTGGCGCTGCTGGACGAGCTCCAGGCGCTGCTGGGCACGGTGGCCCGGCCGAAGCGGAAGCGCGAGATGGACCCGCTGGACCAGCTCTCCGGCCTGGAGGAGCTGATGCCGCAGCGCGAGGAGACCCAGTGGGAGCGGGCCGAGCGGCTCGCGGCGGAGCGCACGGAGTACGCCCACGTCATCGTCGACGAGGCACAGGACCTGACGCCCATGCAGTGGCGGATGGTGGGCCGCCGGGGCCGCCACGCCACCTGGACGGTCGTCGGCGACCCGGCCCAGTCCTCCTGGTCCGACCCGGACGAGGCGGCCGCCGCCCGGGACGAGGCGCTCGGCTCCCGGCCGCGCCGCCGCTTCACCCTCACCGTCAACTACCGCAACCCGGCCGAGATCGCGGAGCTGGCCGCGAAGGTGCTGGCGCTGGCCATGCCGGGCATGGAGTCCCCGTCGGCGGTGCGCTCGACCGGGGTGGTGCCGCGCTTCGAGCCCGTACGGGACGGGGATCTGGCCGCCACGGTCCGGGAGGAGGCGCGCCGGCTGCTGGCGGAGGTGGACGGCACGGTCGGTGTGGTCGTGGCGATGGACCGGCGCGCCCAGGCCCGCGAGTGGCTGGCGGAGCTGGGCGAGCGGGTGGTGGCGCTGGGCAGCCTGGAGGCGAAGGGGCTGGAGTACGACGCCACGGTGGTCGTCTCGCCCGCGGAGATCGCGGACGAGTCCCCGGCCGGGCTGCGGGTGCTGTACGTGGCGCTGACCCGGGCCACGCAGCAGCTGACGGTGGTGTCGGGGGAGCGGGACATGCCGGACGGGGACGGGGTGCCGGACCTGCTGAGGGACTGA
- a CDS encoding RNA polymerase subunit sigma, producing the protein MSPGPPNGPRYPAGSGGPTGPGPSFPGGSEGSEHDAAAAYVLGILDDAQASDFEAHLAGCARCSAHLDEFAGMEPMLAMLAEAPASLPGARPVPHVPERPAPKVLGGLMDEVAHRRHRRTKRSRYLIAAAAALIIGGPVAAVAVTGGDEGGDRSVAVGGPHPTSPAEDAFFQHMTEKVSASDPTTRVGATVGMEEKAWGTHTVLELKNVKGPQKCTLIAISKTGEEEVVTSWSVPKWGYGIEDSAHASARSPLYVHGGAAMAREDIDRFEVRTFDGERLVEIGA; encoded by the coding sequence ATGAGCCCCGGACCCCCCAACGGCCCCCGGTATCCCGCTGGTTCCGGCGGTCCCACCGGCCCCGGGCCGTCCTTCCCCGGCGGCTCCGAAGGGTCCGAGCACGACGCGGCGGCCGCCTATGTCCTGGGCATCCTGGACGACGCGCAGGCGAGCGACTTCGAGGCCCATCTCGCCGGATGCGCCCGGTGCTCCGCGCACCTCGACGAGTTCGCCGGGATGGAGCCCATGCTCGCGATGCTGGCCGAGGCCCCGGCGTCCCTGCCCGGCGCCCGCCCCGTACCGCACGTGCCCGAGCGGCCCGCGCCGAAGGTGCTCGGCGGGCTGATGGACGAGGTCGCGCACCGGCGGCACCGGCGGACGAAGCGCAGCCGGTATCTCATCGCCGCTGCCGCCGCCCTGATCATCGGCGGGCCGGTCGCCGCCGTCGCCGTCACCGGGGGCGACGAGGGCGGCGACCGCTCCGTCGCCGTCGGGGGCCCGCACCCCACCAGCCCGGCCGAGGACGCCTTCTTCCAGCACATGACGGAGAAGGTGTCGGCGAGCGACCCCACCACCCGGGTCGGCGCGACGGTCGGGATGGAGGAGAAGGCGTGGGGCACCCACACGGTCCTGGAGCTGAAGAACGTCAAGGGGCCGCAGAAGTGCACCCTGATCGCCATCTCCAAGACCGGTGAGGAGGAGGTCGTCACCTCCTGGTCCGTCCCGAAGTGGGGGTACGGCATCGAGGACTCGGCGCACGCCTCGGCGCGGAGCCCGCTGTACGTGCACGGCGGCGCGGCGATGGCCCGCGAGGACATCGACCGCTTCGAGGTGCGTACGTTCGACGGGGAGCGGCTGGTGGAGATCGGCGCCTGA
- a CDS encoding RNA polymerase subunit sigma, with protein MRKDAAVADDRPHRARHRSEPPTPPAGIPDEELMRALYREHAGPLLAYVLRLVAGDRQRAEDVVQETLIRAWKNAGRLNRATGSVRPWLVTVARRIVIDGHRSRQARPREVDPSPLEVIPAEDEIDKALWLMTLSDALEDLTPAHREALVETYFKGRTVNEAAEVLGIPSGTVRSRVFYALRSMKLALEERGITA; from the coding sequence GTGCGCAAGGATGCGGCCGTGGCCGATGACCGTCCGCACAGGGCTCGACATCGCAGTGAGCCGCCTACGCCCCCGGCCGGGATACCCGACGAGGAGCTGATGCGGGCGCTCTACCGCGAGCACGCCGGGCCGCTGCTCGCGTACGTCCTCCGGCTGGTGGCGGGCGACCGCCAGCGGGCCGAGGACGTCGTGCAGGAGACGCTCATCCGTGCCTGGAAGAACGCCGGCCGGCTCAACCGGGCCACCGGTTCCGTCCGCCCCTGGCTGGTGACGGTCGCCCGGCGCATCGTCATCGACGGCCACCGCAGCCGGCAGGCCCGGCCGCGCGAGGTCGATCCGTCGCCGCTGGAGGTCATTCCCGCGGAGGACGAGATCGACAAGGCGCTGTGGCTGATGACGCTCTCGGACGCGCTGGAAGATTTGACGCCCGCGCATCGGGAAGCATTGGTCGAGACCTACTTCAAAGGACGTACGGTCAATGAGGCGGCCGAAGTACTGGGCATCCCCAGCGGGACGGTACGGTCCCGGGTCTTCTACGCACTCCGTTCGATGAAGCTCGCACTCGAAGAGAGGGGGATCACGGCATGA
- a CDS encoding GNAT family N-acetyltransferase, with protein sequence MSGHGETAAGADLTLTADGLLLRPWREEDVPALLKAYDDPVMRQWVRLPVSTPEEAARWLESQRAGWASGTRFGFAVTDVSRGGELVGNLALKRPGPGPERAEVGYWTAAWARGRGVAPRALEALTAWAFAAFAEEGLVRLELLHQVDNVASCRVAEKSGYAFAELLDALPPEFPLDGHLHVREAPSTAYGSGAAHRPPDVSPAGSSESR encoded by the coding sequence ATGAGCGGACACGGGGAAACAGCGGCCGGGGCGGACCTCACCCTCACGGCCGACGGGCTGCTGCTGCGGCCCTGGCGCGAGGAGGACGTACCGGCGCTGCTGAAGGCGTACGACGATCCGGTGATGCGGCAGTGGGTGCGGCTGCCCGTCTCCACGCCCGAAGAGGCCGCCCGCTGGCTGGAGTCACAGCGTGCGGGGTGGGCGTCCGGGACCCGGTTCGGCTTCGCCGTGACGGATGTCTCGCGGGGCGGGGAGCTGGTCGGCAACCTCGCGCTGAAGCGGCCGGGTCCGGGCCCGGAGCGGGCCGAGGTGGGGTACTGGACGGCGGCGTGGGCGCGTGGGCGGGGCGTGGCGCCCCGGGCGCTGGAGGCGCTCACCGCCTGGGCGTTCGCGGCCTTCGCCGAAGAGGGTCTGGTCCGGCTGGAGTTGCTGCACCAGGTGGACAACGTGGCGTCCTGCCGGGTGGCGGAGAAATCCGGTTACGCGTTCGCGGAGCTGCTGGACGCGCTGCCGCCGGAGTTCCCGCTCGACGGCCATCTGCATGTGCGCGAGGCGCCGTCGACGGCGTACGGGAGCGGCGCCGCTCACCGCCCGCCCGACGTGTCCCCCGCCGGGTCCAGCGAGAGCCGGTAG
- a CDS encoding uroporphyrinogen-III synthase, producing the protein MQDDDTTHGPLAGFTVGVTAARRAEELATLLKRRGAAVQHAPALRIVPLADDSELLAATRELIGRAPDVVVATTAIGFRGWVEAADGWGIGDALLERLRGVELLARGPKVKGAVRAAGLTEAWSPGSESMAEVLDRLLAEGVAGRRIALQLHGEPLPGFIESLQAAGAEVVGVPVYRWMPPQDIAPLDRMLDVTAARALDAVTFTSAPAAASFLGRAEVRGLLPEILGALRDDVLAACVGPVTALPLQARSIPTVQPERFRLGPLVQLVCAQLPTTARVLPVAGHRVEIRGHAVLVDDELRAVPPAGMALLHALARRPGWVVARAELLRALPGSGTDEHAVETAMARLRSALGAPRLIQTVVKRGYRLSLDPAGDTSGGR; encoded by the coding sequence ATGCAGGACGACGACACGACGCACGGCCCCCTCGCGGGCTTCACGGTCGGGGTGACCGCGGCCCGCCGCGCCGAGGAACTCGCCACCCTCCTCAAGCGGCGCGGCGCCGCCGTCCAGCACGCCCCCGCCCTGCGGATCGTGCCGCTCGCCGACGACAGCGAACTCCTCGCCGCGACCAGGGAACTGATCGGCCGGGCCCCCGACGTGGTGGTCGCCACCACCGCCATCGGCTTCCGGGGCTGGGTGGAGGCCGCCGACGGCTGGGGCATCGGCGACGCGCTCCTGGAGCGGCTGCGCGGCGTCGAACTCCTCGCCCGGGGTCCCAAGGTCAAGGGCGCGGTCCGGGCCGCCGGGCTGACCGAGGCATGGTCGCCCGGGTCCGAATCGATGGCCGAAGTCCTCGACCGGCTCCTCGCCGAGGGCGTCGCGGGCCGCCGCATCGCCCTCCAGCTGCACGGCGAACCGCTCCCCGGCTTCATCGAGTCCCTCCAGGCGGCGGGCGCCGAGGTCGTCGGCGTCCCCGTCTACCGCTGGATGCCCCCGCAGGACATCGCCCCGCTCGACCGGATGCTCGACGTCACCGCCGCCCGCGCCCTGGACGCCGTCACCTTCACCAGCGCCCCCGCCGCCGCCTCGTTCCTGGGCCGCGCTGAGGTCCGCGGGCTGCTCCCGGAGATCCTGGGGGCGCTGCGCGACGACGTCCTGGCCGCCTGCGTCGGACCGGTCACCGCACTCCCGCTCCAGGCCCGGTCCATCCCCACCGTCCAGCCCGAACGCTTCCGCCTCGGCCCCCTCGTCCAGCTCGTCTGCGCCCAACTCCCCACCACCGCCCGGGTCCTGCCCGTCGCCGGTCACCGCGTGGAGATCCGGGGCCACGCGGTGCTCGTCGACGACGAACTGCGCGCGGTACCGCCCGCGGGCATGGCCCTCCTGCACGCCCTGGCCCGCCGCCCCGGCTGGGTGGTGGCCCGCGCCGAACTGCTGCGCGCCCTGCCCGGCAGCGGCACCGACGAACACGCGGTGGAGACGGCGATGGCCCGGCTGCGCTCCGCGCTGGGGGCGCCCAGGCTGATCCAGACCGTCGTCAAACGCGGCTACCGGCTCTCGCTGGACCCGGCGGGGGACACGTCGGGCGGGCGGTGA
- a CDS encoding MFS transporter, with amino-acid sequence MAGRWIETWEPEDETFWREKGERVARRNLWFSVLSEHIGFSIWTLWSVMVLFMGPEYGVDPAGKFFLISTATLVGALVRVPYTFAVARFGGRNWTIFSAVSLLAPTLAAFWVMEPGTSYGTFVAVAALTGIGGGNFASSMTNINAFFPLREKGWALGLNAGGGNIGVPVVQLVGLLVIGTLGAAHPRLVLGVYIPLIVVAAVCAALYMDNLRPVRNDTGAALEAARDPHTWIMSALYIGTFGSFIGYSFAFGLVLQTQFGRTPLQAASLTFIGPLLGSLIRPVGGRLADRHGGARVTLAAFAAMGAATALVIHASATASLPVFLVGFTALFVLTGLGNGSTYKMIPGIFHAQAIEKGLQGEAAAAHGRRLSGAAMGFIGAVGALGGLAINLAFRQSFQTSGTGTAAFWSFLAFYAVCSAITWAVYLRRPAPVPAQPTKPQIGYAEV; translated from the coding sequence ATGGCAGGCCGCTGGATCGAGACCTGGGAGCCGGAGGACGAGACGTTCTGGCGGGAGAAGGGCGAGCGCGTCGCCCGCCGCAACCTCTGGTTCTCCGTGCTCTCCGAGCACATCGGATTCTCCATCTGGACGCTGTGGTCGGTGATGGTCCTGTTCATGGGACCGGAGTACGGCGTCGACCCGGCCGGGAAGTTCTTCCTGATCTCCACCGCCACCCTGGTCGGGGCGCTGGTGCGGGTGCCGTACACGTTCGCCGTCGCCCGGTTCGGCGGGCGCAACTGGACGATCTTCAGCGCGGTGAGCCTGCTGGCCCCGACGCTGGCCGCGTTCTGGGTGATGGAGCCGGGGACCTCGTACGGCACCTTCGTGGCGGTCGCCGCGCTCACCGGGATCGGCGGCGGCAACTTCGCCTCCTCGATGACCAACATCAACGCCTTCTTCCCGCTCCGCGAGAAGGGCTGGGCACTGGGCCTCAACGCGGGCGGCGGCAACATCGGCGTCCCCGTCGTCCAGCTCGTCGGCCTCCTCGTCATCGGCACCCTCGGCGCGGCCCACCCCCGGCTCGTGCTCGGGGTGTACATCCCGCTGATCGTGGTGGCCGCCGTCTGCGCCGCGCTGTACATGGACAACCTCCGGCCCGTACGCAACGACACCGGGGCCGCGCTGGAGGCCGCCCGCGATCCGCACACCTGGATCATGTCGGCGCTCTACATCGGCACCTTCGGCTCGTTCATCGGCTACAGCTTCGCCTTCGGCCTGGTCCTCCAGACCCAGTTCGGCCGCACCCCGCTCCAGGCGGCCTCGCTCACCTTCATCGGCCCGCTGCTGGGCTCCCTGATCCGCCCGGTCGGGGGCCGTCTCGCCGACCGGCACGGCGGCGCCCGGGTCACGCTGGCCGCCTTCGCCGCGATGGGGGCCGCCACCGCCCTCGTCATCCACGCCTCCGCCACCGCCTCCCTCCCCGTCTTCCTCGTCGGCTTCACCGCCCTGTTCGTCCTGACGGGGCTCGGCAACGGATCGACGTACAAGATGATCCCGGGCATCTTCCACGCCCAGGCGATCGAGAAGGGGCTCCAGGGCGAGGCGGCGGCCGCCCACGGACGGCGGCTCTCCGGCGCGGCCATGGGGTTCATCGGGGCCGTCGGCGCCCTCGGCGGCCTCGCCATCAACCTCGCCTTTCGCCAGTCCTTCCAGACCTCCGGCACCGGCACCGCCGCCTTCTGGTCCTTCCTCGCCTTCTACGCGGTCTGCTCCGCGATCACCTGGGCGGTATACCTTCGCCGCCCCGCGCCCGTACCCGCGCAACCCACGAAGCCGCAGATCGGTTACGCAGAGGTGTAG